A DNA window from Fragaria vesca subsp. vesca linkage group LG3, FraVesHawaii_1.0, whole genome shotgun sequence contains the following coding sequences:
- the LOC101302436 gene encoding uncharacterized protein LOC101302436, with the protein MSSTQSQGQRHLDFLFSWASQWDPNGGVQLASIKRRRHALIKHAFFKITCPFRRWIDPRSDQMIPIHLMVITQSRTRASIHSPIEIGKLKLYGERRFTVPVSDAIPERRDMYKGIVEGFISTMVIVSKTKQPDIMQPIYKAIEKAEPGWPIDVVIMLVTVDILGKSVVPTTKSVFSHLDNVRLDDLESTVRQKPCSLCGKSLDHFCDAGEGITRLSCSHLFHVGCFVQWLELTKLSPAHACPTCHHPPGIVKCWKKNMTRPTPKTPS; encoded by the coding sequence ATGTCGAGCACCCAAAGCCAGGGCCAGAGGCACTTGGATTTCTTATTTAGCTGGGCGTCACAGTGGGACCCCAATGGAGGTGTTCAACTAGCTTCCATCAAAAGAAGAAGACATGCTCTGATCAAACATGCCTTCTTCAAGATTACTTGTCCCTTTCGTCGTTGGATTGACCCACGAAGTGATCAGATGATTCCCATCCACTTAATGGTCATCACGCAGTCCCGAACCCGTGCCTCCATTCATTCTCCAATCGAAATTGGGAAACTAAAACTCTACGGTGAACGACGGTTTACGGTCCCTGTCTCAGATGCCATACCTGAAAGGAGGGATATGTATAAGGGGATAGTTGAAGGGTTTATTTCCACCATGGTTATTGTTTCAAAAACGAAACAACCAGATATTATGCAACCGATATACAAGGCGATTGAAAAGGCCGAGCCCGGTTGGCCTATTGATGTGGTCATAATGCTCGTGACTGTTGACATTTTGGGCAAGTCTGTCGTTCCAACAACCAAATCGGTGTTTTCCCATCTGGACAACGTGAGGCTTGATGATTTGGAATCTACTGTTAGACAGAAGCCGTGTAGTCTTTGTGGCAAGAGCCTTGATCACTTCTGCGATGCAGGAGAAGGGATAACTCGCTTGTCCTGCTCCCACCTTTTTCATGTAGGTTGCTTTGTCCAGTGGTTGGAGCTGACTAAGCTGAGTCCTGCGCATGCCTGCCCCACCTGCCATCACCCGCCAGGTATTGTGAAATGTTGGAAAAAGAACATGACAAGACCCACACCGAAAACACCCAGCTAA
- the LOC101313498 gene encoding uncharacterized protein LOC101313498: MLTNKEKKKKKKESTTPSTLSPRPRLRPCPILLGGAPPSGHSKPSRRFHSAAGTSLVLPGLVAGLISPAAAHGGTVKAVGFVSRNFLLRPLIQGREETPREEGSDRRQA; this comes from the exons ATGTTAACGAATAAAGAAAAAAAAAAGAAGAAGAAGGAGTCAACCACTCCCTCCACTCTCTCTCCCCGACCCCGACTCCGACCCTGCCCTATTCTCCTTGGCGGAGCGCCGCCGTCCGGCCACAGCAAACCCTCACGTCGGTTCCATTCGGCAGCTGGGACGTCGCTCGTCCTTCCTGGGTTGGTAGCCGGCCTCATCTCGCCGGCAGCGGCTCACGGTGGCACTGTGAAGGCCGTTGGTTTTGTAAGCCGGAACTTTCTTCTCCGGCCACTGATTCAAG GACGAGAGGAGACACCACGTGAGGAGGGCTCTGACCGACGTCAGGCTTAG
- the LOC101302918 gene encoding uncharacterized protein LOC101302918, with amino-acid sequence MSTAERNPMYLCLAIQFYGGDGFAKSLARFGKRLWIIRTMTAPIRFRLLKLIHFCRQFVDPSGFDMVPITFKLYDQTVTYYGPNDKCYGEWSWVTERRFQVPVTDFRFQPKRAAYTKIMSAYLRSLQIPEHEHPKIIKHVCEVLDLADPGLPLVVWIRRLIIHCPNSVESYIEGLEKVRFDSLEGNTPCAICTEDLDHFRGGIDKDEQQTIIRLPCLHLYHRDCIVPWLKRRWVCPLCRHSMPLQQATKTKSSTRSSALPHWPMLIMSFNRTCSLVFYHLTTHEGISLGIRRVIWYRNYMNMFFSDALRYLFPSFFPSQHPPSTFAVPSTFNATVIFNAPLTFNTPVTFNAPLTISTPVTFNAPVTFNAPVTFNASVTFNAPVTSNAPVTLNAHVTFDAPVTFNVPGPRNDNESPSVDSAHGVDESRVVSAPRVDESPVQSVPRVDEYPSADSAHIVDEASGVPFVSTLHASTASD; translated from the coding sequence ATGTCCACCGCCGAGCGTAATCCAATGTATTTATGCCTCGCAATTCAATTCTATGGCGGTGATGGATTCGCTAAGAGTCTTGCTCGATTCGGTAAGAGACTTTGGATCATCAGAACGATGACTGCCCCTATCCGTTTTCGCCTCTTGAAGCTAATCCATTTCTGTCGCCAATTTGTTGACCCATCGGGCTTCGACATGGTTCCCATCACATTCAAGCTCTACGACCAAACAGTAACTTACTATGGGCCCAACGACAAGTGTTATGGCGAATGGAGTTGGGTAACTGAAAGACGGTTTCAAGTCCCTGTCACTGATTTCCGGTTCCAACCCAAAAGGGCTGCTTATACAAAGATCATGTCTGCTTATCTTAGGAGCTTGCAAATCCCTGAACATGAGCACCCAAAAATTATCAAACATGTGTGTGAGGTGCTTGACTTGGCCGACCCTGGATTGCCCCTTGTTGTGTGGATAAGGCGTCTCATTATTCATTGCCCAAACTCCGTCGAATCATATATCGAGGGGTTGGAGAAAGTGAGGTTTGATAGTTTGGAGGGAAACACACCCTGTGCTATTTGTACAGAGGACCTTGATCACTTTCGAGGAGGGATTGATAAAGATGAGCAGCAGACAATTATTCGCTTGCCCTGCTTGCATCTCTATCACCGAGATTGCATTGTCCCCTGGCTCAAGAGGCGTTGGGTGTGCCCTTTGTGTCGACACTCCATGCCTCTACAGCAAGCGACTAAGACCAAGTCATCAACAAGATCCTCAGCACTGCCGCATTGGCCTATGCTGATCATGTCCTTTAACAGAACTTGTTCTTTAGTCTTTTACCACCTAACAACTCACGAGGGCATTTCTCTTGGCATAAGGCGCGTCATCTGGTATAGGAACTATATGAACATGTTCTTTTCTGATGCATTGAGGTACCTTTTCCCATCTTTCTTTCCTTCTCAGCATCCTCCAAGTACTTTTGCAGTACCCAGTACCTTTAATGCAACTGTTATCTTCAATGCACCTCTTACCTTCAATACACCTGTTACCTTCAATGCACCCCTTACCATCAGTACTCCTGTTACCTTCAATGCTCCTGTTACCTTCAATGCACCTGTTACCTTCAATGCTTCTGTTACCTTCAATGCACCTGTTACCTCCAATGCACCTGTTACCCTCAATGCACATGTTACCTTCGATGCACCTGTTACCTTCAATGTGCCTGGTCCGAGAAATGATAATGAGTCTCCATCTGTGGATTCTGCTCATGGAGTTGATGAGTCTCGTGTGGTTTCTGCTCCTAGAGTTGATGAGTCTCCGGTGCAGTCTGTTCCCAGAGTTGATGAGTATCCATCTGCGGATTCTGCTCACATAGTTGATGAGGCGTCGGGTGTGCCCTTTGTGTCGACACTCCATGCCTCTACAGCAAGCGACTAA